The Nocardia sp. XZ_19_385 genome window below encodes:
- a CDS encoding PaaI family thioesterase, with the protein MTDKPLAPTSIGELTPEMMTKYSEGTFTDLIGLRFTEVGPDRVCGEWVVKPHLYQPAGIQNGGVLCTVIESLASTGGQFWYGDQGNVVGVNNNTDFLRAASDGTLRAEATPIHRGRSQQLWQVVVTDEQDRLIARGQVRLANLPKRS; encoded by the coding sequence ATGACCGATAAACCGCTCGCGCCCACCTCGATCGGCGAACTCACTCCTGAGATGATGACCAAGTACAGCGAGGGCACCTTCACCGATCTGATCGGCTTGCGCTTCACCGAGGTCGGCCCCGACCGGGTCTGTGGTGAATGGGTAGTGAAGCCGCACCTGTACCAGCCCGCGGGTATTCAGAACGGCGGCGTGCTGTGCACCGTCATCGAATCGCTGGCCAGCACGGGCGGGCAGTTCTGGTACGGCGACCAGGGCAACGTCGTCGGCGTCAACAACAACACCGACTTCCTGCGCGCCGCCAGCGACGGCACCCTGCGCGCCGAAGCCACCCCGATCCATCGCGGACGATCGCAGCAGCTGTGGCAGGTCGTGGTCACCGACGAACAGGACCGGCTGATCGCGCGCGGCCAGGTGCGGCTGGCGAATCTGCCCAAGCGCAGCTGA
- a CDS encoding urease subunit gamma, which yields MRLSPHEQERLLLSYAAELARRRQARGLKLNHPEAVALITDHVLEGARDGRTVAELMSSGRTVLARADVMVGVPEMIHDVQVEATFPDGTKLVTVHNPIG from the coding sequence ATGCGACTGTCACCGCATGAGCAGGAGCGGCTGCTGCTCAGCTACGCGGCCGAACTGGCGCGGCGCAGGCAGGCCCGCGGGCTGAAGCTCAACCATCCCGAAGCGGTCGCGCTGATCACCGATCACGTGCTCGAAGGGGCGCGCGACGGGCGGACGGTCGCCGAACTCATGTCCTCGGGGCGCACGGTGCTCGCGCGGGCCGACGTGATGGTGGGTGTGCCGGAGATGATCCACGACGTGCAGGTCGAGGCCACGTTCCCGGACGGCACCAAGCTCGTCACCGTTCACAATCCGATCGGATAG
- a CDS encoding urease subunit beta, whose amino-acid sequence MIPGEYLCAEGTIELNAGAERIALEVVNTGDRPVQVGSHVHFPQSNAALEFDRAAAYGHRLDIPAGTAVRFEPGLAQRVSLVPLGGTREVYGISANPPGRLDG is encoded by the coding sequence GTGATTCCCGGTGAATACCTCTGTGCCGAAGGCACTATCGAGCTGAACGCGGGCGCCGAACGCATCGCCCTCGAGGTCGTCAACACCGGCGACCGGCCGGTGCAGGTCGGCAGTCACGTGCATTTCCCGCAGTCCAACGCCGCCCTGGAATTCGACCGCGCCGCCGCCTACGGGCATCGCCTCGACATTCCGGCCGGCACCGCCGTTCGCTTCGAACCCGGTCTCGCCCAGCGGGTTTCGCTGGTTCCGCTGGGCGGCACCCGTGAGGTCTACGGCATCAGCGCGAATCCCCCGGGCCGTCTCGATGGGTAG
- a CDS encoding urease subunit alpha produces MSELTRARYAELFGPTTGDRIRLADTDLLIEITEDRSGGPGLAGEEAVFGGGKVLRESMGQSRATRAEGAPDTVITGVVIVDHWGIIKADLGIRDGRICAIGKAGNPDTMSGVHPDLVVGPSTEIIAGNGRIVTAGAIDCHVHFICPQLMEEALGGGITTLIGGGTGPAEGSKATTVTPGSWHLARMLEALDGWPMNIVLLGKGNTVSADSMWEQLRGGAAGFKLHEDWGSTPAAIDACLRVADASGVQVALHSDTLNEAGFVEDTLGAIAGRGIHAYHTEGAGGGHAPDIITVASYLNVLPSSTNPTRPHTVNTLDEHLDMLMVCHHLSASIPEDLAFAESRIRPSTIAAEDLLHDLGAISMIGSDSQAMGRIGEVVMRTWQTAHVMKKRRGALPGDGAADNARVQRYIAKYTIAPAVAHGLDHEVGSIEVGKLADLVLWEPAFFGVRPHAVLKGGMIAWAAMGDANASIPTPQPVLPRPMFGAAPVAAAATSLHFVSEHAIDDGLADRLNLRRKLAPVKNVRGVTKADMPHNDAMPHIEVDPDTFTVRIDGEVWTEQPATELPMAQRYFLF; encoded by the coding sequence ATGAGTGAATTGACCCGCGCCCGCTACGCCGAACTGTTCGGCCCCACTACGGGCGATCGAATTCGCTTGGCGGACACCGACCTGTTGATCGAGATCACCGAAGACCGTTCCGGCGGACCGGGTCTCGCGGGTGAGGAAGCCGTGTTCGGCGGCGGCAAGGTGCTGCGCGAGTCCATGGGGCAGTCCCGCGCCACGCGCGCCGAGGGCGCCCCGGACACCGTCATCACCGGCGTCGTGATCGTCGATCACTGGGGAATCATCAAGGCAGACCTGGGTATTCGCGACGGCCGCATCTGCGCCATCGGCAAGGCGGGCAACCCCGACACCATGTCCGGCGTGCATCCGGATCTGGTCGTCGGCCCGTCCACGGAGATCATCGCGGGCAATGGTCGCATCGTCACCGCCGGCGCCATCGACTGCCACGTGCACTTCATCTGCCCGCAGCTGATGGAGGAAGCGCTCGGCGGCGGCATCACCACGCTCATCGGCGGCGGCACCGGGCCGGCCGAGGGCAGCAAGGCCACCACCGTCACGCCCGGCTCCTGGCATCTGGCCCGGATGCTCGAGGCGCTGGACGGCTGGCCGATGAACATCGTGTTGCTCGGCAAGGGCAACACTGTCAGCGCCGACTCCATGTGGGAGCAATTGCGCGGCGGCGCAGCGGGTTTCAAATTGCACGAGGACTGGGGTTCCACCCCGGCCGCGATCGATGCGTGCCTGCGCGTGGCCGACGCCAGCGGCGTTCAGGTGGCACTGCACTCCGACACCTTGAACGAGGCCGGGTTCGTCGAGGACACGCTCGGGGCAATCGCCGGCCGCGGCATCCACGCCTATCACACCGAAGGCGCGGGCGGCGGGCACGCACCCGACATCATCACTGTCGCTTCCTATCTCAACGTGCTGCCCAGCTCCACCAACCCGACCCGCCCGCACACCGTCAACACCCTCGACGAGCACCTGGACATGCTCATGGTGTGCCACCACCTCAGCGCCTCCATCCCGGAGGACCTGGCCTTCGCCGAAAGCCGTATCCGCCCTTCGACAATCGCCGCCGAAGACCTGCTGCACGACCTCGGGGCGATCTCCATGATCGGCAGCGACTCCCAGGCCATGGGCCGCATCGGTGAAGTCGTGATGCGCACCTGGCAGACCGCGCACGTCATGAAGAAGCGGCGCGGCGCCCTGCCCGGCGACGGCGCCGCCGACAATGCCCGCGTACAGCGCTACATCGCGAAGTACACGATCGCGCCCGCCGTCGCGCACGGTCTCGACCACGAGGTCGGCTCCATCGAGGTCGGCAAACTCGCCGACCTCGTGCTGTGGGAACCGGCCTTCTTCGGCGTCCGCCCGCACGCGGTCCTCAAGGGCGGCATGATCGCCTGGGCCGCGATGGGCGACGCCAACGCCTCCATCCCCACCCCGCAACCGGTGCTCCCGCGCCCCATGTTCGGCGCCGCCCCGGTCGCCGCGGCCGCCACCTCCCTGCACTTCGTCTCCGAACACGCCATCGACGACGGCCTCGCCGACCGCCTGAACCTGCGCCGGAAACTGGCGCCGGTCAAGAACGTTCGCGGCGTCACCAAAGCCGACATGCCGCACAACGACGCCATGCCCCACATCGAAGTCGACCCCGACACCTTCACCGTCCGCATCGACGGCGAAGTCTGGACCGAACAACCCGCCACCGAACTCCCCATGGCACAGCGGTACTTCTTGTTCTGA
- a CDS encoding DUF3558 domain-containing protein, whose translation MVGRRTTATIAALAGVVLVASGCGSKTDGKAGPTTTDTSAATAALWDPCVQISEAALKQIGVDPATKESGVAGVEEPGWKVCSWNNSDFNLGVFSTVRTVEEFKKKPDNTDFADVTIGGRTGLRFRQTFDKDDKICDLLFSTAQGTVDITVSNRVSSKNKVSPCERAGTAAEILMPGVPR comes from the coding sequence ATGGTGGGACGACGGACGACGGCGACGATAGCGGCGCTGGCCGGGGTAGTGCTGGTGGCCTCGGGGTGTGGGTCGAAGACCGACGGGAAGGCTGGGCCGACCACCACGGACACGTCGGCGGCTACGGCGGCACTGTGGGATCCGTGCGTGCAGATCTCGGAGGCCGCGCTGAAGCAGATCGGGGTGGATCCAGCAACGAAGGAATCGGGCGTAGCGGGGGTAGAGGAACCCGGATGGAAGGTATGTAGCTGGAACAACAGCGACTTCAACCTGGGAGTCTTTTCCACAGTCCGAACCGTTGAAGAGTTCAAAAAGAAGCCTGACAACACCGACTTCGCCGACGTCACGATCGGCGGTCGCACCGGATTGCGTTTTCGGCAGACCTTCGACAAGGACGATAAGATCTGCGACCTGCTCTTCTCCACCGCCCAAGGCACGGTTGATATAACGGTGTCCAATCGAGTCTCATCCAAGAACAAGGTTTCGCCGTGCGAACGCGCCGGGACAGCGGCTGAGATCCTAATGCCGGGCGTGCCGCGCTGA